The nucleotide sequence GGCATGATTGGCATGCAGCACCAGCACGCTCTGCCAGCGCGGGTCGCCGAGCAAATCCACCAGCGCCGGCGTGATGCGGCTGTCGATCACCACCGGCAGGCGGCTGTGTACCCGCAGCCGTTTCAGGTGCGGCAGCGCGGCCAGGCGCGCCAGCAACTGCCCCAGCTTGCGATCTGTCAGGCTCAGTGGATCACCGCCGCTGAGGATCACTTCCTCGATATCGTCCCGCGCGGCCAGCCAGGCCAGCGCCTCATCCAGCCGGGCTGCCGTGGGCAGATGTGACTGATAGGGAAAATGCCGGCGGAAGCAGTAACGGCAATGCACCGCGCAGGCGCCGGTGACGACCAGCAGCACGCGGCCATGGTACTTGTGCAGGATGCCCGGCACGGGCGTGTGGTCTGCCTCGGCCAGTGGATCGGCCCGGTAGCCCGGCACCTCGCGCAGTTCCTCGCCACTGGCAAGCACCTGCCGCAACAGCGGATCGCACGGGTCGCCGGCACGCATGCGCGCCGCATAGCCGCGCGGCACCCGCAACGGGAAATCAGCCGCCGCGCGCAGCGCTTCCGGTAGCTCCGCACGGCTGAGGCCCAGCCCGGCCAGCAGCTCGCCGGGGTCAGTGATCACGCTCGCCTGCTCGCGCAGCCAGGCCTCATCGGAGGGCGTCGCCAGGGGGATCAGGGCCTCGTCACGGATCATGCGCGCCACCCCGCCGGGACGGTCTGCCAACTCTGCCTCTGCTGCGTTATCATTGCCGCCCTTAATTCATGTTTGACTGTGGGTGTGTGTACATGGCGACCTATTCTACCAGCGAATTCAAGTCCGGCCTGAAGGTGATGCTGGACGGCGACCCGTGCGCCATCGTCGAGAACGAATTCGTCAAACCCGGCAAGGGACAGGCTTTCAACCGGGTGCGCCTGCGCAACCTGCGGAGCGGCAAGATCTGGGAGCGGACCTTCAAGTCCGGCGAATCCCTGGAAGGCGCCGATGTGATGGACGTGGAAATGCAGTATCTCTACGCCGACGGTGAATTCTGGCACTTCATGAACCCGGAGAGCTTCGAGCAGCTGCCGGCGGATGAAGCGGCCGTGCGCGACGCCATTCAATGGCTGAAAGAAGAAGATGTCTGCACCGTGACCCTGTGGAACGGCGCCCCGCTGGCTGTGGCCCCGCCGAATTTCGTCGAACTGGAAATCGTCGAGACCGACCCGGGCGTCAAGGGTGACACCGCCGGCACCGGCGGCAAGCCGGCCCGGCTGTCCACCGGCGCCACCGTGCGCGTGCCACTGTTCGTGCAGACCGGCGAGATCGTCAAGGTCGATACCCGCACCGGCGAGTACGTCAACCGCGTCAAGGCCTGATGACCGACTGGCGCCCCGGCGCAACGGCCCGTGCCCTCGCGGCACGGGCCGCGCTTTACCGGCAGGTCAGGGCTTTTTTCGACGCCCGTGGCGTGCTGGAAGTGGACACCCCGCAACTGGCCAGCCACGGTGTGACCGACCTGCACATTCAATGCATCCCGGTGCCGGGTTACGGCTATCTGCAATCCTCCCCCGAATACCACATGAAGCGCCTGCTGGCCGCTGGCAGCGGACCCATCTGGCAGATCAGCCACGCCTTCCGCCAAGGCGAAGCAGGCCGGCGGCACAACCCGGAATTTACCCTGCTGGAGTGGTATCGCCCCGGCTTTGATCTGGATGCCCTGATCCACGAATGCACCACGCTGCTGAGCGAACTGCTCTCGCTGCCGCGCATCCGCCGCCATGCCTTCCGCGATCTGTTCCGTGACGTCACCGGGCTGGACCCGCTGACCACCGACACCGCCACCCTGCGCGCCCACGCCAGCCGCCAGGCAGAACTGCCTGACCTGGACCACACCGCACTGGTGGACTATCTGATGGCCACCGAAGTGGAAGCCGCCCTGCCCCCGGACCAGCTGACTGTCGTCGAGCGGTTCCCCGGCTGGGCTGCTGCCCTGGCGCGCACCACCGCCGATCCCGACGGTACCGTCGTCGCCCAGCGCTTCGAGATCTATGCCGGTGGGCTGGAACTGGCCAACGGTTACTTCGAACTGACCGACCCCGCTGAACAGGCCAGCCGTTTTGCGCAGGACCGGGCGCAACGCGCCGAGCAGGCCCTACCGGACATGGCTGCCGACCCGCACCTGATCGCAGCCCTGACCCACGGCCTGCCCGACTGCGCCGGTGTGGCCGTCGGCCTGGACCGGGTCCTGATGTGCCGCCTCGACGAGCCGGATATCCGCCGGCTGCTGAGTTTCCCCGCCGACAACGCCTGACCGGCCTGATCGCTTTTCGACCAATGACTAATATTGCCCCCGGCACGCCCGTGTTATTCCTGCTGGCATAACACAAAAATCCCGGCACGGATCACGCCGGAAGGGGGACCAGGATGAACACCTCTGTCACGGGTCTGCTGACCCTGTTGCTGCTTGCCGCCAGCACGCTCTCGACAGCCGCAACGCCAGTGCGCATCGGCCTGAACTATCCGTCCAGCGGCGAATACCGGCAGGAGGGCCTGATGCAGCGTCGCGGCGCGCTGATGGCCATTGATGAAATCAACGCCGCTGGCGGCGTGCTCGGCCGGCCCATTGAAATGCTCGATGCCGACACTGCCTCGCAACCGGATCGCGCCGTGGCCAATGTCGACCAGCTCGCCGACCAGGGCGTGCGCATGCTGTTCGGTGGTTCCTCCA is from Isoalcanivorax pacificus W11-5 and encodes:
- the efp gene encoding elongation factor P, with the protein product MATYSTSEFKSGLKVMLDGDPCAIVENEFVKPGKGQAFNRVRLRNLRSGKIWERTFKSGESLEGADVMDVEMQYLYADGEFWHFMNPESFEQLPADEAAVRDAIQWLKEEDVCTVTLWNGAPLAVAPPNFVELEIVETDPGVKGDTAGTGGKPARLSTGATVRVPLFVQTGEIVKVDTRTGEYVNRVKA
- the epmA gene encoding EF-P lysine aminoacylase EpmA, whose translation is MTDWRPGATARALAARAALYRQVRAFFDARGVLEVDTPQLASHGVTDLHIQCIPVPGYGYLQSSPEYHMKRLLAAGSGPIWQISHAFRQGEAGRRHNPEFTLLEWYRPGFDLDALIHECTTLLSELLSLPRIRRHAFRDLFRDVTGLDPLTTDTATLRAHASRQAELPDLDHTALVDYLMATEVEAALPPDQLTVVERFPGWAAALARTTADPDGTVVAQRFEIYAGGLELANGYFELTDPAEQASRFAQDRAQRAEQALPDMAADPHLIAALTHGLPDCAGVAVGLDRVLMCRLDEPDIRRLLSFPADNA
- the epmB gene encoding EF-P beta-lysylation protein EpmB yields the protein MADRPGGVARMIRDEALIPLATPSDEAWLREQASVITDPGELLAGLGLSRAELPEALRAAADFPLRVPRGYAARMRAGDPCDPLLRQVLASGEELREVPGYRADPLAEADHTPVPGILHKYHGRVLLVVTGACAVHCRYCFRRHFPYQSHLPTAARLDEALAWLAARDDIEEVILSGGDPLSLTDRKLGQLLARLAALPHLKRLRVHSRLPVVIDSRITPALVDLLGDPRWQSVLVLHANHAQELTPALRDGVRALQAAGVMVLNQAVLLRGVNDTLAAQEALSLALFAHGVLPYYLHQLDQVAGAAHFAVPDAEALALHAALRARLPGYLLPALVRELPGDCSKTPLAALHHETPGTLSHLQASPD